TCCGCCGGGATGGCCCCCCTGAAGCCCTACTTCCTGGGGGCGAGGCCGGTCTTTGGAGGCAAGGAGTGGCGCCGGGTCACCACCTGCCAGAAGTGCCTCCGGGTGGGGGACATAGAGAACGTGGGCCGCACCGGGCGGCACAACACCTTCTTTGAGATGCTGGGGAACTTCTCCTTCGGCGACTACTTCAAGAAGGAGGCCATCACCTGGGCCTGGGAGTTCCTCACCGAGCACCTGAAGCTGGAGCCGGACCGGCTCTGGGTCACGGTCTTTGAGGACGACGACGAGGCCTACGCCATCTGGCGCGACCTGGTGGGGGTGCCCGAGGAGAGGATCGGCCGCTTCGGCGAGGACGAGAACTACTGGCCGGGAGGGGCCATCACCCACGGGCCCAACGGGCCCAGTGGCCCCTGCTCCGAGATCTTCTACGACCGGGGGCCCGGCTTCGGCACCCCGGACGAGACCGGGCCCAACACCGGCTCGGGCGACCGGTTCGTGGAGATCTGGAACCTGGTCTTCACCCAGTACGACCGCCAGGGGCCGATTCCCGGCCCCGGCATCCTCAAGCCCCTGCCCCAGAAGAACATTGACACGGGGATGGGTCTTTACCGGGTGGCGGCCATCCTGCAGGGCGTGGAGGACTTCTACCGCACCGACACCTTCTTCCCCCTCATTGAGCGGGTGGCCCTCTGGAGCGGCCGGCCCTACGAGGGGAAGTCCTCCGTGAGCCACCGGGTCATCGCCGACCACGTGCGGGCGGTGGTGGCGGCCCTCTCCGACGGGGCCACCTTCTCCAACACCGGCCGGGGGTACGTGGTCCGCCGCCTCCTCCGCCGGGCCCTCCGGCACGGCTACCTCCTGGGCCTGAAGGACCCCTTCCTGCACCGGCTGGCCCCGGTGGTGGCCGAGCTCCTCGGGGACTTCTACCCGGAGATGCGGGAGAACCTCCCTGCGGTGGAGAAGCAGATCCGCCTCGAGGAGGAGCGCTTCCTGGAGACCCTAGAGGGGGGGGTGCGGCGGCTGGAGGAGCTCCTTTCCGGCCTGAAGCCCGGGGAGGCGCTTCCCGGGGAGGAGGCCTTCCGGCTCTACGACACCTACGGCTTCCCCCTGGACCTCACGGTGGAGATCGCCGCCGAGCGGGGGTTCGGCGTGGACACCGAGGGGTTTGAGGAGGCCATGCGGCTCCAGCAGGAGCGCTCCCGGGCGGCCATGGCCTTTGAGCGGGAGATCTTCAAGCGGGGGGCCCAGGTCCTGGAGGAGATCCAGAAGGAGCGGGGCGGCACCGAGTTCGTGGGCTACACCGACCTCGAGGCCGAGGCCGAGGTCCTGGCCCTTTTGGCCGGGGACCAGAGCCTTTTGGAGGCCGGCCCCGGCACCGAGGTCCAGGTGGTCCTGGACCGGACCCCCTTCTACGCGGAAGGGGGCGGCCAGATCGGGGACTTTGGCTTCCTGGAGTGGCCCGGGGGCAGGGCCCGGGTGGAGACCACCCGGAAGACGGAGGGGGGGATCTTCCTCCACAAGGCCCGGGTGGAGGAGGGCACCTTGCGGGTGGGCCAGCGGGTGCGGGCGGTGGTGGACCCCAGGCGCCGGGACACGGAGCGGAACCACACCGCCACCCACCTCCTCCACGCCGCCCTTCGGGCCGTCCTCGGCCCCCACGTGCGCCAGGCGGGAAGCCTGGTGGCCCCGGACCGGCTCCGGTTTGACTTCACCCACCCCGAGCCCCTGAGCCTGGAGGAGCTGGAGCGGGTGGAGCGGCTGGTGAACCGCTGGATCATGGCCGACCTGCCCGTGCGCTGGACCTACAAGCCCCTGGAGGAGGCCAAGAAGGAGGGGGCGATGGCCCTCTTTGGGGAGAAGTACGGGGAAGTGGTCCGGGTGGTGGAGGTGGCCGAGGCCTCCAAGGAGCTCTGCGGGGGCACCCACGTGCGGCGCACCGGGGAGATCGGGGCCTTCTTCATCGCCCGGGAGGAGGCGGTCTCCGCCGGGGTGCGGCGGGTGGAGGCCCTGACCGGGGAGGGGGCCTTGGACTTCGTCCAGGGGATGCGGCGGAGGCTCCACCGCCTGGCTGAGGCCCTGGGGACGGGGGAGGCGGCCCTGGAGGAGCGGATTTCGCGGCTCAAGGAGGAGCTCAAGGCCAAGGAGAAG
The genomic region above belongs to Thermus filiformis and contains:
- the alaS gene encoding alanine--tRNA ligase encodes the protein MRTAELREKYLSFFEGKGHLRLPSFSLIPEDDPSILFTSAGMAPLKPYFLGARPVFGGKEWRRVTTCQKCLRVGDIENVGRTGRHNTFFEMLGNFSFGDYFKKEAITWAWEFLTEHLKLEPDRLWVTVFEDDDEAYAIWRDLVGVPEERIGRFGEDENYWPGGAITHGPNGPSGPCSEIFYDRGPGFGTPDETGPNTGSGDRFVEIWNLVFTQYDRQGPIPGPGILKPLPQKNIDTGMGLYRVAAILQGVEDFYRTDTFFPLIERVALWSGRPYEGKSSVSHRVIADHVRAVVAALSDGATFSNTGRGYVVRRLLRRALRHGYLLGLKDPFLHRLAPVVAELLGDFYPEMRENLPAVEKQIRLEEERFLETLEGGVRRLEELLSGLKPGEALPGEEAFRLYDTYGFPLDLTVEIAAERGFGVDTEGFEEAMRLQQERSRAAMAFEREIFKRGAQVLEEIQKERGGTEFVGYTDLEAEAEVLALLAGDQSLLEAGPGTEVQVVLDRTPFYAEGGGQIGDFGFLEWPGGRARVETTRKTEGGIFLHKARVEEGTLRVGQRVRAVVDPRRRDTERNHTATHLLHAALRAVLGPHVRQAGSLVAPDRLRFDFTHPEPLSLEELERVERLVNRWIMADLPVRWTYKPLEEAKKEGAMALFGEKYGEVVRVVEVAEASKELCGGTHVRRTGEIGAFFIAREEAVSAGVRRVEALTGEGALDFVQGMRRRLHRLAEALGTGEAALEERISRLKEELKAKEKEAALLKARLARAELKGEVEEKGGLRYTVQTLSGLDASALRQAADDLVAQGVDVVLLFSEGNAVLKLSKKALERGLEAGSLMRRLTERAGGRGGGKGALAQGGGLLPERAKEALLEAL